A DNA window from Helianthus annuus cultivar XRQ/B chromosome 15, HanXRQr2.0-SUNRISE, whole genome shotgun sequence contains the following coding sequences:
- the LOC110905835 gene encoding putative F-box protein At3g16210, with the protein MSDHIPFDIQSEIMKMLPVKSLLRFRSICKQWKSLIQSSDFIAHYRSQQHHLLVSYHDYGPKYVSIADDHTSPQQKVSLTSSVNKMLEYPPRSRIISSCHGLVCFYCNSARKAVIWNISLRKTVTVAVPTLADDVYVTILGFGVCRETSDPKIVKITYIYSWSVDINATCIPSQVDATLRGFRKSGEPVIAIPGERRRVRLAVYEPYSKRIDYLGIDGSLYSFKVYPYMEILFLLDQPDNMVYSE; encoded by the coding sequence ATGTCAGACCACATACCCTTCGATATTCAATCGGAAATCATGAAAATGCTACCTGTGAAATCGTTGCTTCGATTTCGATCCATCTGCAAACAGTGGAAGTCTTTGATCCAGAGCTCTGATTTCATTGCACATTACAGGAGCCAACAACATCATCTGCTTGTAAGTTATCATGATTATGGGCCAAAATATGTCTCAATTGCTGATGATCATACTTCTCCTCAACAGAAAGTTTCACTGACTTCTTCTGTTAACAAGATGCTTGAATACCCCCCTAGGTCTAGGATAATCAGCAGTTGTCATGGCTTGGTGTGTTTCTACTGCAATAGTGCTCGCAAGGCTGTTATTTGGAATATTTCACTTAGAAAAACAGTTACTGTTGCTGTGCCTACTTTGGCTGATGATGTATATGTAACAATTCTAGGTTTTGGGGTTTGTCGTGAGACTAGTGACCCTAAGATTGTCAAGATTACATACATTTACAGCTGGAGTGTGGATATCAATGCTACTTGCATACCCTCTCAGGTTGATGCTACACTAAGGGGGTTTCGGAAGAGTGGTGAGCCTGTAATTGCTATTCCAGGAGAACGTCGACGTGTACGACTTGCTGTTTACGAGCCTTACTCAAAACGCATCGATTATCTTGGGATTGATGGATCACTATACTCATTTAAGGTGTATCCCTACATGGAAATACTATTTTTGCTTGATCAGCCAGATAATATGGTTTATAGCGAATGA
- the LOC110907288 gene encoding F-box/LRR-repeat/kelch-repeat protein At2g27520-like, translated as MDPKILKITHTTSLSPWQIEVFTLSTRAWRSLSSGNFPRKSICISCQVVVDGCLYWLARDSITVDGTITTYDLIISFDLTSEDFGEVNLPFRLADPHCNLVMYKLRESLVVIKFSQKVHKQAHHVWMLEKDDVTKSFIKLYTITSHPPDVSIAYVRGFRKTGEPLTEVVLHSGSTRILAAYEPYSKSITNLGINGRHFFCGI; from the coding sequence ATGGATCCTAAGATTCTTAAGATTACACATACTACAAGCTTAAGCCCCTGGCAAATTGAGGTGTTTACATTAAGCACAAGGGCTTGGAGAAGTCTATCTAGCGGCAATTTCCCTCGTAAATCAATTTGTATTTCCTGTCAGGTGGTTGTAGATGGGTGTCTTTATTGGCTTGCTCGTGATAGTATTACCGTGGATGGTACAATTACGACTTATGATTTGATTATCTCATTTGATCTGACAAGTGAAGACTTTGGAGAAGTAAACCTTCCGTTTAGATTAGCCGACCCTCATTGTAATTTGGTCATGTATAAGCTAAGGGAGTCTCTTGTTGTGATTAAATTTAGTCAAAAGGTCCATAAGCAAGCTCACCATGTATGGATGTTGGAGAAAGATGATGTTACAAAATCGTTTATAAAGCTCTACACTATTACTAGTCACCCACCAGACGTATCAATAGCTTATGTAAGGGGATTTAGGAAGACAGGTGAACCTTTAACTGAAGTTGTTTTACATTCTGGCTCCACTAGAATACTTGCTGCTTATGAACCCTACTCCAAATCCATCACTAATCTTGGGATTAATGGAAGACATTTTTTTTGTGGAATCTGA